TCGCTATAGGGAAACCGGCAACATTAGGGGACCTGCTGCAGGCATATTTCAGACCTGCGGTAGTTGGTGAATGGTGTTGCAGATAGATTCCGTGTGGGGCTGGGCGTCACCCCCGCTGCGCCTCCAGCTAGCCGGGGGGACCAGGGGTGCCTCGGGGAGAGCGGCAGCGGGCGTGCCATCCTCGCAGAGGATGGGTGAGATAGTCGTGGAGCGCGCTCCCTCCCCAGCACGCCTCAGTCATACGTCGGAGAAGCATCCCCGTGCGACGCTCACCGAGCTCAATGTACTTCGCCGTCATCGAGAACTGTGCGACGTCGTTCTCAATGTTGGCTCCAGAAAGATATTCGCACACCGCGTCATCCTTTCAGCATGTAGTCCATACTTCAGGTAcaaatcataatatttttacacatgtaatgtagatttatatttcataagtGTTCAATTCTGTAAAACCAATTCTAATTTCTCACAACGTgaattctttctctgtctatTCAGGGCAATGTTTACTGGGGAGCTGGCGGAATCTAGACAAACTGAAGTAACGATACGCGACATAGACGAAATGGCTATGGAGCTACTCATAGACTTCTGTTATACTTCTCACATTATCGTCGAAGAAGCGAATGTTCAAACTCTCCTTCCAGCAGCGTGCCTTCTTCAATTAGCAGAAATTCAGGATATATGTTGCGAATTTCTCAAACGCCAATTAGACCCATCAAATTGCTTAGGTATCCGGGCGTTCGCGGATACCCATTCGTGTCGCGAACTTCTGCGTATTGCCGATAAATTTACGCAACATAATTTCCAAGAGGTATGCCTCGTTCAGAGAACAAGAAGTTTGACCTATCTCTTGATTTAGAGATATTTGcagatattgattttattttatgtattttgcagGTAATGGAGAGCGAAGAATTTCTGTTGCTTCCCGTCGGGCAATTGGTAGACATTATTTCGTCGGATGAATTGAACGTACGTACGGAGGAGCAGGTTTTTAGCGCCGTGATGAATTGGGTGAAGTACAATGTTACGGAGCGACGACAACATCTCGCGCAGGTCTTGCAGCATGTGCGACTGCCACTACTTAGtccaaaatttttagttggtacCGTCGGATCGGATTTGCTAGTTCGTTCTGACGATGCTTGCAGAGATCTCGTAGATGAGGCGAAGAATTATCTACTTTTACCGCAAGAGAGACCACTAATGCAAGGACCTAGAACGAGACCCAGAAAACCTACGAGACGAGGAGAGGTGTTATTCGCTGTTGGTGGATGGTGTTCGGGTGACGCCATCGCCAGCGTCGAGAGATTTGATCCTAATACTGCCGATTGGAAGATGGTTGCGCCGATGAGTAAACGGAGATGTGGAGTAGGCGTAGCGGTGTTAAATGACTTGTTATATGCTGTCGGCGGACACGACGGACAAAGCTACTTAAATAGCATCGAGCGATACGATCCACAAACGAACCAGTGGTCTTGCGACGTTGCTCCTACTACATCCTGCAGGACCAGCGTGGGTGTCGCTGTACTGGATGGTTTTCTGTACGCAGTTGGTGGCCAGGATGGAGTGCAATGCCTTAATCACGTGGAAAGGCGAgtatctatattaatttaacaaaagtaCTGTTCGAAAAgttttgcatataaatatataaaatagtgcGCTTTTATTGATGATATGTGTAACTTCGCAGATATGATCCTAAAGAAAACAAATGGTCTAAAGTGTCGCCAATGACCACTAGAAGATTGGGAGTGGCGGTTGCAGTGCTCGGAGGTTATTTATATGCCATCGGCGGGTCTGATGGACAGTCACCTCTTAACACAGTAGAAAGATATGACCCAAGACAAAACAAGTGGTCCCAAGTATCCCCGATGTCTACGAGACGTAAGCATCTAGGCTGTGctgtatttaataatctaatttatgCTGTGGGAGGACGAGATGATTGCATGGAGCTCTCCAGCGCGGAACGTTATAATCCCCATACGAATTCCTGGAGTCCTATAGTAGCGATGACATCGAGAAGAAGTGGAGTaagtttgaattttttaaattagttataatagataactaaaatgtaaaagtgtataaaagaaaagttagataatttatttacgtgcaaataaatttatttcaaaattcaagttataTCTAAAGGATTTCCCACAAAAACCAAACAAgtccaaaaattatttttttttaagaaacaaaactttttaaatcgttttttgtataaatgtgataaaaactCTTGAATTGGTTTAATTcttacataaattttgttatctgTTTATTCtacagtttttaatatattaaaaactcttcaattatataataatgagttCTCTTCTCATAGATCTTAACAATTTCTATCGTGATTTTTAGGTGGGTCTAGCGGTAGTAAATGGTCAATTGTATGCGGTAGGCGGATTCGACGGAACTGCGTATCTGAAAACAATAGAAGTATACGATCCAGAACAGAATCAATGGAAGCTGTGTGGTTGTATGAATTACAGGAGGCTTGGCGGAGGTGTAGGAGTGATGCGAGCTCCACAAACCGAGAATTACATTTGGTAGCTCAGGCCCCCCTCTTCAGCCCAGATGGCTGAAACTCCTTTAACTCCTCTTACACCAGTAACGCCAGTTACACCTGTAACACCTCCCGCTCCTGTATCGGTTCCTGTTATAACTACTAGTACTAGAAAACGCTACCGCCGATCGATGAGCattatataagtaatttatgcattttataaaagacTTTGCCTTTCTCTGGATTTCCGCGCGATTATCTCGCGCATCGATCTTCGAtgcttaatttattatcaagttGAAAATCTGCTAGATCTAGCGCACAGATCATGTTACAAGAAAAGAGATGCAGATATTCTATCAATTTACtactattgttttatattttttattacatcacattattttataagattctttattaatgtatcatttatattttattgtgcaATACACGAATTTCagttgttttaaatttaaatgtctaCATAAAGCATTTCTAGTAGAAATGCTTCGTAACTATTGTACACAATGTTTCAAACAAcgttttattatatgaaaaaaagaaaggcaaaatatcttattcaaaaacatgttttaaagatatttacagCTTCTATTCTTTGGTACATGATCGAAATAAAAGCTGAAGTTTTCagtagaattttaatttaattgcaagGGGGTCATTTTCGTACCCGCAACAATTCAAGATGTAATATAAGacgttataatttttctcttctctctgtAAACGTAGTCTGCTTTAAATATGTAGATAtttcattttgtttataaGACTGAATTTCAACCAGAGAATATTAAGATATTGAGTCGTGATAAGTACAGTTTACATTCTCTTGTAAAGAAATATCTAGTTACATCACATTTTCTATTGAAAGTATGCGAgtttataatcaatttatttaaggcatttattataattattatgttgtCGACGATTTATGACGAATGCCAAGATGCACGCccgaaaaaaagtaatatgtataatatttgagattataaattatttaaacgtgACATTCTCGAAATCGTTTCTCCGCGTTGCTGCTAAAAATGTCATTTAACCAACATCAtctgttacatatttaaatctcTACAGAGGAGTAACCTTATCGTACAAAATGGTGATAGGGATCATTGACCAATAATCTCATAATGTAACATTTGTTGTGATTATGCAATAAGAATCGGCAGAATTGATTAAGGGCGaccaataatattattatcaatcataataattgtttgtaatttattttaatgaagatcAAATGTACATTACTGAGATGATTATAAAAGGCAAAAATGCTTACAAACTTGCTGTTACATGTATGAGATTGTTGAAGGCAGCACAATGCATGTCTAGCGTAAGGACATATTGATGATGTAATGTAATTCTTTCTAAGCAGCTGATTGGAAGGATAATTATTCCGATTTCCGAGTCCTACGATGGCTCATTAATGCATTTTTCAATTAACTGTTGGACTATATTCTGGATATAGGCCATTCACATTTAAGTTCTAAGTGATACTGTAGAGGATAAATCGCTGTTCAGTTAACCAAATTAAACATTACAATGGTACAAATTATCGTAATTCGTGAGCGAAGTTCAAATAAGTGTTTAATAtccatttttgtttaattatttctgaagAAGGTGCAGCTATATGTTCCCGGGAGAATGTAATATGATTTcaacgatattttatatgcatagtgttagcaaattaattttaactcatGTCAAAAGTACATAAGAGATCGAATCTTGTATTGTACCGAATCTTAACGGCACGTTTTCCATAAACAGGAAGCAAAGGGTGATTACGTTGTCGATTAGCGCGCATAATAATCCTGCGTAAAGCACAAAAACGTTAATGCagatatatattgttttctcATCTTATTAAACGAGATCAAAAACTTGTTCTGTACAACTGTTCAGTACAAAGGAAGAGTCATAGGATTTCTTTCCTGTtctttatcaataaattaaagaaagtgCGCATTAGAAATTTGCGCGAACCATTACGCATAGCGTTATTGTTTCCTACGTCTGCTGTAATAGAATATCccagaattatttttttttctgataacaatatacatttcttaaaaaaaaacgtattgttaaaagaatattttatggtagtatgttattatttatacatggatttattaatgtagattAGActttaatagttaaaattatattttatttttattcttaatatatttttattttatcagtattaaaattagatatattgtataacaatTCTATaacttcatttttttctgtattacatccaatttataataatttgcattgcTTGCATTGTTGTCCacataaaaaagatttgtgtAAGCTTCATAATCGTGGCCATAGCCACTCTTTCAGGCTTTTaacagagaggaacctgagagcggtcatcgcgtcTTAGATGTTTTCATTCATCAGCGTCTCTATAGCCGGTATTCAGAGTCgggttttatatttaagatcatcttaagtactgtcttaagatgccatcagccaatcacagagccgtattagcatcttaagacattgcttgagacgatcttgaaataaaattcgactatgaataccggcctatgtgcacaaaatgtgcacattgaactatgtagtctaaatatctatgaatcccgtaggtaatgtgcatgactttttggatcttttctatgctatgtccacgtttatttggttctatttcatgctatacccataaattttacaattatatgcattcatattttaaatctgttttatgcaaatatgcataatcgtgttctataaatgtgcaataccacatatacatgatataaatattttcaattataattgattttataaaaattcactcaccgattgctgtcgctgctcctgctgctgctgctactgctacattccttttccggttttgattctaaaaatgtgataaatattattcctaaactcaaacacaaaagcaggtataaaagaaatgtatcacttaaaaaaattatagtatataaaaagatttttatctgTACAATCGGTTAATGACCATGTGATTTCATTGTTACCGATGGGGTTATCGACATACGTAAAAATGTAGTagtagaaattaatattggaAAATCAATttgaagtattaatttaaacaatattattaataaatttagaaaaagagagtGTTTGGGATTTATGAACTATGTAGCTCGATatctacattttatatataaatacagaggctttaaaaaataaataagtaaataaagtcacatttttactattttataattacaaagcAACTATTATTAGCTCAAGAGTCCTATATACTCAAAAATagacaataaataaacagGCAGAACAAACTCACATCACCAGCCGATAACGTTGCTCTCTGCTTCCAGATTTATCTCCTTTCGTCGCTCTCTGCTTCCGGATTTGTCTCCTTCCGTCGTCGCCAAGACGATCGCGCACACCGGAAAACGCGCAGTCGTCTGACGTTCAATTCGATTCACTCCCGATATTCCACTTATAAAATGAAAGCGAAAAAAGCATGAAATCACTCGGTACTCCGATAAATATTCCGTTTTCGCAGACTCCACGGGAGCGAGGTGCACACGAAAGTTTGAGAGCAACGTGAAAGGGGAACGACACACTGGCCACCTCGATGCGAATGTATTTCTCGAGAGAATAAAAACTAGCGATAAGACACAAGTC
This DNA window, taken from Monomorium pharaonis isolate MP-MQ-018 chromosome 6, ASM1337386v2, whole genome shotgun sequence, encodes the following:
- the LOC105839810 gene encoding kelch-like protein diablo, coding for MVLQIDSVWGWASPPLRLQLAGGTRGASGRAAAGVPSSQRMGEIVVERAPSPARLSHTSEKHPRATLTELNVLRRHRELCDVVLNVGSRKIFAHRVILSACSPYFRAMFTGELAESRQTEVTIRDIDEMAMELLIDFCYTSHIIVEEANVQTLLPAACLLQLAEIQDICCEFLKRQLDPSNCLGIRAFADTHSCRELLRIADKFTQHNFQEVMESEEFLLLPVGQLVDIISSDELNVRTEEQVFSAVMNWVKYNVTERRQHLAQVLQHVRLPLLSPKFLVGTVGSDLLVRSDDACRDLVDEAKNYLLLPQERPLMQGPRTRPRKPTRRGEVLFAVGGWCSGDAIASVERFDPNTADWKMVAPMSKRRCGVGVAVLNDLLYAVGGHDGQSYLNSIERYDPQTNQWSCDVAPTTSCRTSVGVAVLDGFLYAVGGQDGVQCLNHVERYDPKENKWSKVSPMTTRRLGVAVAVLGGYLYAIGGSDGQSPLNTVERYDPRQNKWSQVSPMSTRRKHLGCAVFNNLIYAVGGRDDCMELSSAERYNPHTNSWSPIVAMTSRRSGVGLAVVNGQLYAVGGFDGTAYLKTIEVYDPEQNQWKLCGCMNYRRLGGGVGVMRAPQTENYIW